A part of Desulfobacter sp. genomic DNA contains:
- a CDS encoding sigma 54-interacting transcriptional regulator — MKLKLRLRYKDRIGIVADVSQIVAASGLNIVFMEVVRKDDTAVVFMEIEGRLLQDELDTVIEGLKGTANFQEVNLIDTLPQEEREDRFRVVLDNISDGVISIDREGRITTINKVAAQVYNLSPDQVIGRNIRDIDLPQYAILESLEGQSLKNVKQNLITSQGRYQYISTCRPLRDSSGMIVGAVEIAKDMHEIKKMAKSFSEPAQIGFSDIIGKNSVIKAAITFAQKVAVTGAPIAIRGASGTGKELFARAIHTASRRSGSFVPINCAALPDPLLESELFGYESGTFTGGKKEGKAGLFETAREGTVFLDEIADMSLASQAKLLRLIQEGAVRRVGGSKEIPINARIITATNKNLEQRVEDKKFRKDLYYRISVLPIHIPPLSQRLDDIPLLVEHFLFTLTSRLEKQMPGLTASAYDKLKQHLWPGNIRELKNVVERAAILSEGRSIDVDSILFSHEMPHSAIPMNHSPALTQSSLKSQVGELEKKIIVSALKTHHTIRQAARVLQISHPALLNKMKKYKIRKTTRIRS; from the coding sequence ATGAAGCTCAAACTCAGGCTCCGCTACAAGGACCGCATCGGCATTGTGGCCGATGTTTCCCAGATCGTTGCCGCCAGCGGATTAAACATCGTGTTTATGGAGGTGGTCCGAAAGGACGACACCGCCGTTGTATTCATGGAAATTGAAGGCCGGCTGCTCCAGGATGAACTGGATACGGTGATAGAGGGCCTCAAGGGTACAGCGAATTTCCAGGAGGTCAATTTAATCGACACCCTGCCCCAGGAAGAGCGGGAGGACCGGTTCCGGGTGGTGCTGGACAATATCAGCGACGGGGTGATTTCCATAGACCGGGAGGGACGGATCACCACCATCAACAAGGTCGCGGCCCAGGTGTACAACCTTTCCCCCGATCAGGTCATCGGGCGGAATATACGGGATATCGACCTGCCCCAGTACGCCATACTGGAGAGTCTGGAAGGCCAGAGCCTGAAAAACGTCAAGCAGAACCTGATCACCTCCCAGGGCAGGTATCAGTATATCTCCACCTGCCGCCCCTTGCGGGACTCCTCGGGCATGATCGTCGGCGCAGTGGAAATTGCAAAGGACATGCATGAAATCAAGAAAATGGCCAAAAGCTTTTCCGAACCCGCCCAGATCGGCTTCAGCGACATTATCGGTAAAAATTCCGTGATCAAGGCCGCCATCACCTTTGCCCAGAAGGTGGCCGTCACCGGTGCGCCCATTGCCATCCGGGGCGCTTCGGGCACGGGCAAGGAATTGTTCGCCCGGGCCATCCACACGGCGAGCCGGCGGTCGGGCAGCTTTGTGCCCATCAATTGCGCCGCCCTTCCCGATCCCCTCTTGGAAAGCGAACTCTTCGGATATGAAAGCGGCACCTTTACCGGGGGCAAAAAAGAGGGCAAGGCCGGATTGTTTGAGACGGCCCGGGAGGGCACGGTATTCCTGGATGAAATTGCGGACATGTCCCTGGCCTCCCAGGCCAAGCTGCTCCGCCTGATCCAGGAGGGGGCGGTGCGCCGGGTGGGGGGATCAAAGGAAATCCCCATCAACGCAAGGATCATCACGGCCACCAACAAGAACCTTGAGCAGCGGGTGGAGGACAAGAAATTCCGCAAGGATTTATACTACCGCATCTCTGTGCTGCCCATCCACATCCCCCCCCTGAGCCAGCGGCTGGATGATATCCCCCTGCTGGTGGAGCATTTCCTTTTTACCCTGACCTCCAGGCTGGAAAAGCAGATGCCCGGCCTCACCGCCTCTGCCTACGACAAGTTGAAACAGCACCTCTGGCCGGGCAATATCAGGGAACTTAAAAATGTGGTGGAACGGGCCGCCATATTGAGCGAAGGCCGTTCAATCGATGTGGACAGCATCCTTTTCAGCCATGAGATGCCCCACAGCGCGATTCCCATGAACCACAGCCCGGCCCTGACCCAGTCCTCCCTCAAGTCCCAGGTGGGTGAACTGGAGAAAAAAATCATTGTCAGTGCACTCAAGACCCATCACACCATCCGCCAGGCCGCCCGGGTGCTCCAGATTTCCCATCCGGCCCTGCT